cagaaaatatacctctctgttgatatcacatacattatctaGCATTtaacacatgttatccagatactgactgttagcacttggtggtctatagaagcttcccacaagaatgggatTTAGGTGAGGCAGGtaaacctgtagccatattactgaGATACTCTCTAaactttacaggaatgtggttctgaatattaacagcaacacctccactattggcatttctgtcttttctgtaaatgttataaccttgtattgctaccactgtatcatcaaaggtattatctaagtgagtttcagtgATAGTcaaaatatgaatgtcatctattACTAGtaaattattgatttcatgaaccttgtttcttcaGCAACATATGTTAACGTGGGTTATTTTGAGCACTTTTCTTCTGGGATTCTTACTTGTTtccattgctttactgggaagcttagcagaagtagataTGCTCATgctatttatgttagtgcagggtgagctgcacacagtggatttcctcctagggcacaccgcctcagtgctaacagtataaatcTGGTCCATAGgtacatgattactgcatacaatagccgtagcatcagcagaggcattcagggcagttagagggacataaattaggttacttacattgagTCTACCAACGCCCCTGATATAATGTACATTTGGTAGGGATTacctgagctgggcttgggtcagtgataagtcattgtctcattGCAGCCGTATAATGATTTGGGTGtatcccatcctccttataaaacgtgttttgtttccaaaagtcttgaaatGGTCAACAAAAGTTACACCCATTGAGCTGCAATAATCACGTAGCCAGTTGCGAAGAGAAATAATCCTCCTAAAGTGTTCAATGCCACGATTCAGAGGGCACAGGGACAGATATGATGGGTCTTTTGTTAGTGTCTTGCAGAGAGTCAATCAGCGCTTTAAAATcaagtttcaactgttcagagctgcccttcgtaatgtcattaaaacccacatggactacAATAGAATCTATTTCTATGTCCTGACGTAGTACATTCGGGAACAGCTTAGTAATGTCATTTACTCAAGCTCCGGGATAGGACATTTTTTTTGCACCAGGAACTGTCATATTTCTTACCATGGAGCTGCCCAAAATCACAGCTGGCGAGAAGGACGAGGAAATCAGCCAACTCCCACGCTTCACAGGATTCGCAGAACCCTTTATGGACGGGCGAGAGGCAGGATAACTTGAGCCCGTTGCTCCCATTGCCTGGTGCAGGCCTCTGAGAGATGGAGAAGCCCCGCTCGATCCAGAGCAGGGATGTAAGGTTGACAACTTTGACTTCGACATCGTAGGAGTAGACACTGCAGCTGCAGACACAGGCACTTCCAGAAATGAAGGATCAGGAAGATCAGACTCCAGGACGGCAAAACTGTTTGTTGTTTGTATCCGCTCCGGGCCTCTCGTTAGGAGTGTAGACTGCTTTGCAGGAGTCCGCTGTCTTCTTCAATCGTCATTGATTGTCTTGCTCCTCTTGCTGTGCTCCTTCAACTCCGCTATCACATGGGGAAGCTCCGGGTAACACCGGCCAGTCGGATAACAACAAACGACAAGGCAGAGATGCATCCAACAAGCGCAAACTCCATCCAGGCACCTGGGTAGAAAAGATAAACATTCCACTCTGCGTTTTCCACAGTTTCTTACGTAGGCTGTCGACCTGCGTGATCAAGGAAGCCACCTCAATCCTCAGCAAGGAAACAATTGCAGCATTGAATCTCTGACTGATCCGGTTTGTCTCGAAACAAAGTGTAGTAGATACAGctcctacagcgctggaaccGTTCATTTATTTCTCCAGACAAAGAGGGCTCCATTGCAAAACTCATCTGGTACCAACTTCTTTAGCTTGAAGGCTAGCAGCTAAGCATCTCTATCAAGCAGGCTTCAACTTGTCTGTTAAGCGGGATTCTGGGACGAAAAATAGCATTCCTGGCTGTTAAAAGCTAACCGCGTCATGGAATCCACGCAAAAACAAGTTCGGTATACATATTTCATGAATATTCCTTATATTTTAGTCAAAAATAACAAACTGAGTGTTTCCAGCATACAGTGTTCAACCGCGAACTCTGAATATTGGAGAAGCAACTTTAGCCAATCGAAATCCCGATCACACTAGCTAGGCTCAATCTAACAGTCGTCTCGCACcaaactgcgcatgtgcaggccgtcaaatcaaaggcacgCTTTCgttataaagttgtttttgactaAATTGAAAACgtttcagtttgtcactttcatgaggttggagtaataacatatTCAACTACTTTAGACATTGGCtcaaatctaggttgtgcctttagatttcaagaaaatgaacaacaaaatAGGAACTGTTCAcgtctctcattgacttctcaaaccccaggCCTGGTCTGTTTGATCTGTTTCGCAAGGGTTCCCGGAAGCCTCGCAATGTTGGGCTTCTAGAAACTTTGTGAAAAGAACATGTAGCCAACCATTGATCGTGTTTCCATGCTCAGATGTTGCATGCATCAAGCAATTTTCGCGTGCTATCTCATCGACTGTATCATCAAGTTAGatattcacttttgtttattatctatttcacttgctttggcaatgtaagcaTATCTTTCCCatccaataaagccccttaaattgaaatggattactttaactatttgcacatcgttacaacacggtatagacataatatggaaatgtctttattcttttggaacttgtgtTAGTAATAATTTCTGTTCACTTTTTATTGGAGGAGCAGGAGaacgtaaacatatgtttcccatgccatgaaagccccttgaattgaattgattgctataacatatgatATGGTTAGCTGATATTGAAAATGCATTTCCATgtgttgtaagatctggcatccGTCAGCAACACCAGAGGAACGCTTCCGTTGCATGTACCAGAGTATACGTCATTCATGTGCGACGGTGAAACGCCCCTACCTAGAAGTAGAAGATGGACGTCGAACGGCTGTTGGCATTGCGACTAGTTTAGCTCTCAATTAGAATACAGTGCAGGTTTATTCCAGACACGTTGTTATTATAAAGCAAAAACAAACTTCTGTTGCTGAATTTTGACAGACCAATTTCATTCATCACCGTCAGTGTCTGGTCAACTAGCTAGCTGATGTTAGCTTGCTTGGCAGCTAACAGTAACGTTATCTTATTTTTTCGGGTTTAGCTAGTGAGCTAGCTAACTTGTCAAGAAATTACATTATTTATTGGCATGGTGAATGGTACCTTGTTGGATTTGCTTATAGCGAAATAGTTATTTTTCACGTTTGAACTATTAACTAGTCTCAGGCGGCCTTCGCAGTCGGCGCAAGCTGGCCAGCGcagtaacgttagctactgtAGTTAGCTAACTATGGCTTCCAGGCGAGGAAATTGTAACAGTGGCATGGATTCTCCGTTGAATAGCAATAGCACAGCCGGTGGTGCTAATCGTAAACAAAGTATAATCAACGCCCCAAACCGAGCTGGGACTGAGTCTTGTTGTGATCGTAAAGTAGAGAAAGCTGAATATGCGCACCAAGCATGCCAGGGCAACATGACTGTATCCTCACTCAAGACACGGTTAGCACCGACCATTCGAACCACGTTATCCGCTGCTGTGGATACCCTCTTGGGCGAGGTAGTACTTGTGCTCAACGAGACCCAACAAGAGCTGGTTAACAAGGAGCAGGAGAACGAAAGACTCAAAGTGGAATTGAGGACATTGCAGGAATGCCTTAGCAGCGCCCAAAAGTTAATTGACCAGTTGCAAATTCCTTTCCCTGGTGCACAGACCATGGGTCAGTCAGTTTTCGCCCCCTCTCTCACATCTATTGGCTCTATGAACACAAGTATGGACAGGGACCGCCAGAGCCACCGTAATGTCAATGGTGCGGACGGACGGTGTGTTTCCGGGGTCGACCTAGAGATGAGTGGCTCTCTCAGTGAGTCTCTGCATGGGTACGACTCCAGGGATGACTATAAAATGTGTCAGCTCTCTATCCAACCAGACGGCTCTGTGACCAACCATTCTATGGACTCTTATGCTGCCAACACACCTAACATCTGCTCTGACCACAGCCGGCCAGGTAAATTATTCCTATTTGTTATAAGGAAATCCTATGTATATATGTAGATATAACAATTTAGAATATCACttcctacactatatatacaaaaaaaagtggacacccattcaaatcaGTCTATaaagctatttcagccacacccgttgctgacaggtgtataaaatcgagcacacagccatgcagtctccatagacaaacaggcagtagaatggccttactgaagagctcagtgacttgcaacatggcaccgtcataggattccacctttccatcaagacagttaatcaaatgtctgccctgctagagctgctccggtcaactgtaagtgctgttattgtgaagtggaaacgtctaggagcaacaatggctcaaccgcgaagtggtaggccacacaagctcacagaatgggaccgctgaaGCGCATATCTCGTAAAAATCATCAggcctcggttgcaacactctatcgcgttcaaaactgcctctggaagcaacgtcagcacaagaactgttcgtctggagcttcatgaaatggatttctatggctgagcagctgcacacaagcctaagatggagcagtggaaacgcgttctctggagtgatgaatcacacttcgtattctggcagtccaacggaccaatctgggtttggaggatgccaggagaatgatacctgccccaatgcctagtgccaactgtaatgtttggtggaggaggaataatggcctggggctggtttcaatggtttgggctaggccccttagatcCAGTGAAGGTAATTCTTAACCctatgacattctagatgattccgTGCTTCCAAATTtaaggcaacagtttgggaaggcctttttctgtttcagcacaacgatgccctcgtgcacaaagggagatccatacagaaatgttttgtcgatcggtgtggaagaacttgactggcctgcacagagccctgacctcaacccaatcgaacaccttTAAGGGGAATTGcaatgctgactgcgagccaggcctaatcgtccaacatcagtgcccaacctgaCTAGTGCgcttatggctgaatggaagcaagtccccacagcaatgttctaacatcttttggaaagccttcccagaggaggGTAGGCTGTTATCGCAGCAAAagggggacaaactccatattaatgcacagGATTTTTGATGAGCTGCTGTCCACATGAATTAAGTCATGTATTGTATGTGTTGTAGTTAATGCCATTCATTTGGAATGAATTGAAACATTTGATTATCTGTGTGCTTACAGCCCTTTCTGTTATTTTGTACTAAACAGATGAGAGGAGGCAGCAGCAGGGGACACGAGCAGGAGGAACAAGATTTGAGATCAAAGAAGAGCAGGGGCCTGGTTCAAGTTCAGGTCCAGGGCAGGCTTGCAGGAGAGGGCCAGGGCCGAGGAGCACCGGGGGTGCTGGCGGCAGTGAGCAGACGGCCCAGAATGTGGGTGATCTGGGATATATCCATGTGGTGGAGCAGGAGGGGTCATCGCGCTCCGGCAGCTACTCTCTTCGTCACCCGAAACCCATGAGGCCACGTACTGCCACTGGTGGTCCGGCTCAGGGTGGACTGGCAGGACAGAAAGCAGTGTTGAGGTCTCCTGGAACAGTGGGAATTGACAGCATATCCCCAGGGAGGGcgggagagacagcaggaccatccACCTCTCCaggagacccagatgcagatcgCCCCCACCACTGTCTAGAGTGTGGGAAGACCTTCCGCCTCATCTCCAGCCTGAAGAAGCACATCCGCATCCACACGGGAGAGAAGCCCTACCCATGTGGGGTCTGTGGCCGCCGCTTCCGTGAGTCAGGGGCCCTGAAAACCCATCTTCGCATTCACACAGGCGAGAAGCCCTACTCCTGCTCTGAATGTCCTAAAATCTTCCGCCATTTAGACGGCCTGCGCAAGCACCAGCGCACCCACACTGGTGACAAGCCCTACGTGTGTGCCATCTGTGGCAAGCGTCTGAGCCGACTGCAGCACCTGAAGCACCACCAGCGCATCCATACTGGAGAGAAGCCCTGCATCTGCCCCTTCTGCAACCGCACCTTCAAGGAGCCTGCGGCGCTGCGCAAGCATGTCCGCACTCACCGTGAGGAGTCTGGCAACATGGAGGCAGGCCTGGGAGAGGAGCCAGACCCAGACGCCCTGGACAACATCAACAGCCTCCATCCTGCTGCCCCCTCCCCTCAGATGAGGTTTGATGAGTGGGGAGCTGAAGGGGATGATGTGGACTGTGTGTAGTATGGCAACATCCTTCTGCCTAGATCATTAAGAACATGACAGTAAAGAGTCTTCCTATTCCATTACTCTACTGTGTGAGGAAGTCTAAAATTCCATCCCTGAGAAACAGGCTATCTACATCCTTAGTATTGTCACTTGACCAGGGTAGCCTATTCATTTCAGAAACACTTCATGTGCCTGTCTGACCCCCTGACATATACTTTAGTGCATTATAATCTTAGAAATGTGAAAGTAGTTTATAGAATATGAAATGTACCCATGTCTCATGTCCCCCTTCTCCCATACAACTCCACAACCTACCTGGTGTGTATCATCATTGTCTGCTGGAGATACTCATCCTTTAAGGTGCTCGTCATGTGTATTTTGATATGGAATGGAGTTATATGCAACCATGTCCAAAGACTATTTTATAGAATTGTAACAATAGTTAGTTTGCTACTATTAATGCCACCGCCATGGTGACATTAAATGGAGACTCAGCGATGTGACGTTACCATGAACAGCAAGGCCTTGTTAGCAGTGGTgggggaaaagtacccaattgtaaaAGTAAACATACCTAAACAGACAATGACTCAAGTgaatgtcacccagtaaaatactggagtaaaagtctaaaagtattcagttttaaatatacttaagtatcaacagTAAATGTATTGCTAaaatatacctaagtatcaaTTGTAAAAGTATAAATtgacattccttatattaagcaaaccacgTGGCACCATTTTCATGTTCTATTAATTTATGGAttgccagaggcacactccaacattcagacataatttacaaatgaataatGTGTATTTAGTGAGTCCGCCCCTGGTCCATTTTCCtgtccattttcctgtcctgctaagcattcaaaacgtatcgagtacttttgggtgtcagggaaaatgtatggagtaaaaaagtacattattttctttaggaatgtagtgaagtaaaagttgtccagAATTTAAATAGTGAAGTACAGCTAACCAAAAAAACCTACTTAAGTtttactttcaagtatttttacctaagtactttacaccactgcttgtTAGAACCCACCCACACAGATATACTGATAAACAGCTGCATATATTTGTACCAGCCAGGAGTTCCTTACTGTCTCATGCAGTGTGATAGCTGTGTGGTAATGCTGCCCAGATTAGCTTCTTCCTACTCTCTTCGTCAGAAGTCAATATTTATAGTCACGTCATATTGCTGAATGTACTTTTAACGATTAATGCCACCATGAAATGTAAATATGTAATCACTTGCAATTGTTCTAATTCTTCCTGTTATTGATCGGCCCATTCAGAGTGAAAATGGACACCATCTCTATCTGAAGGAGTGTTTGTCTGATTAGAACAGAGCACATTTAGTTTCAGCCTTTTAGCTGTCAATCTCTGTCCCAGTGTATTATCCTTGTAAACTGGTCCATCTGCAATTATGGAAATTTCCAGTACTAATTTAAATCCCCTCTAAATAGGTTGACAATACTGAGaatatacagtagcagtcaaaagtttggacacctacgcattcaagggtttttctttattttttactattttctacatggaggaataatagtgaagacatcaaaactatgaaatcacacacatggaatcatgtagtaaccaaaaaagtgttaaacaaatcaaaatatattttatttgagattttttgaagtagccaccctttgtcttgacagcattgcacactcttggcattctctcaaccatgagataagagcgtctgctaaatgacttaaatgtaaatgtatgaggtagtgacctggaatgcatttcaattaacaggtgtgccttgttaaaagttcatttgtggaatttctatccttctgaatgcatttgagccactcagttttgttgtgacaagTTATGGGTGGTtgacaaaagatagccctattttgtaaaagaccaagtccatattatggcaagaacagctcatataagcaaagagaaacgacagtccatcattactttgactgaccttcgtcttaatctggaaaatttcaagaactttgaaagtttcttcaagtgcagttgcaaaaaccatcaagcactataataaaactggctctcatggggaccgccacaggaaaggaagacccagagttacctctgctgcagaggataaattcattagagttaccagcctcaggaaTTGCAGCCGAAatccttcagagttcaagtaacagacacatctcaacatcaactgttcagaggagacattCATGGTTGATTTGCTGcacagaaaccactactaaaggacaccaataataggaagagacttgcttgggccaagaaacacaagcaatggacatttgagtccaaatttgagatttttggttccaaccgccatgtcttttgtgagacgcagagtaggtgaacggatgatctccgcatgcgtggttcccaccgtgaagtatggaggaggtgtgggggtgctttgctggtgacactgtctgtgatttatttagaattcaaggcacacttaaccagcatatcTACCACAGCATACTGCagcagtcccactaagcgcatacCAAATGGGATaatcgtttgtttttcaacaggacaatgatccaacacacctccaggctgtgtaggtgctatttgaccaagaaggagagtgatggagtgctgcatcagatgacctggcctacacaatcacctgacctcaacccaattgagatttggcatgagttggaccgcagcgtgaaggaaagcagccaataagtgctcagcgtatgtgggaactctttcaagacttttggaaaagcattccaggataagctggttgagagaatgccaagagtgtgcaaagctgtcgtcaaggcaaagggtggctactttgaagaatataaaatatattttgttttgtataacacttttttggttacttcgtgattccatatgtgttatttcatagttttgatgtcttcactattattctacaatgtagaaaatagtaaaacaaaagaaaaacccttgaatgagtaggtgtgtccacacttttgactggtactatacttTAAAATGCACCGCTGGAGTTACATCCATCATATGTAGTGGGTTCTCTGGACCCAAGGCAACAGGGTCATGTACTGCATTCAGTGGTTATTTTTGCACGTACATTTTTAACAAAATGTCAAATTTTGAAGAACAGGATTTTGCTATGACCTGTCCTCCtgtgtttaaaatgtatttttgaccCATGATGCATCGTTACTTTGTCTTAATGTTATAATATACTTATTAAAGGGCCTTTGTTCATATTGTGTTCTCTTAGTTATGCTTATTATTGTACAgtgtattcagtccccttgacttcgtccatattttgttatgttaaagccttattctaaaatggtttaaaaTGGGGGGGTTttcacaatctacacacaataccc
The Salvelinus fontinalis isolate EN_2023a chromosome 10, ASM2944872v1, whole genome shotgun sequence DNA segment above includes these coding regions:
- the LOC129863347 gene encoding zinc finger protein 697-like, producing MASRRGNCNSGMDSPLNSNSTAGGANRKQSIINAPNRAGTESCCDRKVEKAEYAHQACQGNMTVSSLKTRLAPTIRTTLSAAVDTLLGEVVLVLNETQQELVNKEQENERLKVELRTLQECLSSAQKLIDQLQIPFPGAQTMGQSVFAPSLTSIGSMNTSMDRDRQSHRNVNGADGRCVSGVDLEMSGSLSESLHGYDSRDDYKMCQLSIQPDGSVTNHSMDSYAANTPNICSDHSRPDERRQQQGTRAGGTRFEIKEEQGPGSSSGPGQACRRGPGPRSTGGAGGSEQTAQNVGDLGYIHVVEQEGSSRSGSYSLRHPKPMRPRTATGGPAQGGLAGQKAVLRSPGTVGIDSISPGRAGETAGPSTSPGDPDADRPHHCLECGKTFRLISSLKKHIRIHTGEKPYPCGVCGRRFRESGALKTHLRIHTGEKPYSCSECPKIFRHLDGLRKHQRTHTGDKPYVCAICGKRLSRLQHLKHHQRIHTGEKPCICPFCNRTFKEPAALRKHVRTHREESGNMEAGLGEEPDPDALDNINSLHPAAPSPQMRFDEWGAEGDDVDCV